In Microvenator marinus, one genomic interval encodes:
- a CDS encoding outer membrane lipoprotein-sorting protein yields MRLAPFMTLCFLLLSTTVSAQESAEDIIDKALDRNAMGFQSGMANLELNIEDSKGVKIERRLEVRSRKISERTHTLVKLTAPKEVFGQSFLFAEGSGENDVWMYMPAFKVTRRIEGNQKNGSFLGSHFTYADFESRDLKEATHKRLEDEKIGNTPVFVIESAPKDKTSEYSKTVSYIRQSDHIPLRIRFFGKDSKVAKTLFIEKLDKTEKGQTYAKQMTLRPEGGGHTTIIISALSEAEIPESVFSKDQLGK; encoded by the coding sequence ATGCGACTAGCACCCTTCATGACCCTTTGCTTTCTTCTCCTCTCCACCACAGTCAGTGCTCAGGAGAGCGCGGAAGATATCATCGACAAAGCCTTGGACCGAAACGCGATGGGTTTCCAAAGCGGAATGGCCAACCTGGAGCTCAACATCGAGGATTCCAAAGGCGTCAAAATCGAGCGACGCCTCGAAGTTCGGTCGCGAAAAATCTCGGAGCGCACCCACACCCTGGTCAAGCTGACAGCGCCCAAAGAAGTGTTTGGACAGTCATTTCTCTTTGCCGAAGGAAGCGGTGAAAACGACGTCTGGATGTACATGCCGGCGTTCAAAGTTACTCGCCGCATCGAGGGAAATCAGAAGAACGGCTCATTCTTGGGCTCCCATTTTACTTATGCCGACTTCGAATCTCGGGACCTCAAAGAGGCCACACACAAACGACTCGAGGACGAGAAGATCGGCAACACGCCGGTGTTCGTGATCGAATCGGCCCCAAAAGACAAGACGTCCGAGTACTCCAAGACCGTGTCCTACATCCGTCAATCCGACCATATACCGCTCAGAATTCGGTTTTTTGGCAAAGACTCTAAGGTTGCGAAAACGCTCTTCATCGAGAAGCTAGACAAGACCGAGAAGGGCCAAACCTACGCAAAACAAATGACGCTTCGCCCCGAAGGCGGCGGTCACACGACCATCATCATTTCGGCGCTTTCGGAAGCTGAGATTCCGGAGTCTGTGTTCTCCAAAGATCAGTTGGGTAAATGA
- a CDS encoding DUF1302 family protein, whose translation MTRLTLFASMLVFMAQAQSLAAEELIFDPENPSAPDEEETIFDPENPGSTGAPTTEPEPAEPAPPSNTYLVLSWASRSQIDTQWQDDEDHVEHIAELGLRLDSEISPSLRAFVDLELEHWGAWGQDQPSRYAADVRLGEAYVAWRRDSWSIRAGNLVTRWGSTDITRPSDVINPVDLTDLGAGALTRVAQPAAEIGTGGSNWRLTGVLVPFFVGNRTWTFGRDTALWSPQNPAAESLPISKIANRLLDPSIQDDVQPALSATRVPDETPENVSFGFRSTTTLANTDLALGWYYGWDRTPSLQINSEFRGILETVASDEAFLNDFNFLELVGRNPELIGQFNTLSESLQNGESALEIYHERLMTMSAEVSRYVGPIGVRADVAFQPEKTYVRQDLSTERKPTISGALGLSWENLNAEDDFFTLTVEGFVVEPIGGEEYLGVGRRALGMASLVGWALPAPSLEIQLASVWTASNEDLILAPSVTWKGLEHMKVRAYAMLFETWGGSAISNAKILDQNDFVGIELSGQL comes from the coding sequence ATGACGCGACTCACGCTCTTCGCCTCGATGCTCGTCTTCATGGCGCAGGCCCAAAGTCTGGCGGCCGAAGAATTGATCTTTGACCCCGAAAACCCCTCGGCACCCGACGAAGAAGAGACCATCTTCGACCCAGAAAATCCCGGAAGCACCGGCGCTCCCACTACCGAGCCCGAGCCCGCTGAACCCGCCCCGCCCTCCAACACCTACCTCGTACTCTCGTGGGCTTCACGCTCGCAGATAGACACGCAATGGCAGGACGACGAGGACCACGTGGAACATATCGCGGAGTTGGGGCTACGGCTCGACTCAGAGATCTCGCCCTCGTTGCGCGCGTTTGTGGACCTTGAACTCGAGCATTGGGGCGCATGGGGACAAGACCAACCCAGCCGCTATGCGGCTGACGTGCGGCTCGGTGAGGCATACGTCGCGTGGCGCCGGGACTCGTGGAGTATCCGCGCTGGCAATCTTGTCACGCGTTGGGGAAGTACCGACATCACGCGGCCCTCCGACGTCATCAACCCGGTGGACCTCACGGATCTTGGCGCGGGCGCGCTAACACGAGTCGCCCAACCAGCAGCAGAAATAGGCACAGGAGGCTCTAATTGGCGACTCACTGGCGTTTTGGTCCCCTTCTTCGTCGGTAACCGCACGTGGACCTTCGGCCGCGACACGGCGCTCTGGAGCCCTCAGAACCCGGCTGCTGAGTCACTTCCAATCTCCAAGATCGCAAATCGCCTACTCGACCCGAGCATTCAGGACGACGTGCAACCAGCGCTCAGCGCGACCCGAGTGCCCGACGAAACGCCTGAAAACGTCAGCTTTGGCTTTCGAAGCACCACCACGCTCGCCAACACGGACCTCGCCCTCGGCTGGTACTACGGCTGGGACAGGACGCCTTCGCTTCAGATCAATTCGGAGTTCAGAGGGATATTGGAGACTGTGGCGTCTGACGAGGCCTTCCTCAACGACTTCAACTTTCTGGAGCTGGTCGGAAGAAACCCCGAATTGATCGGCCAATTCAACACGCTTTCTGAATCGCTTCAAAACGGCGAAAGTGCGCTTGAAATCTATCACGAACGCCTGATGACGATGAGCGCTGAAGTCTCTCGCTACGTCGGCCCAATTGGCGTCAGAGCCGACGTCGCCTTCCAGCCCGAGAAGACCTATGTACGCCAGGACTTAAGCACCGAGCGCAAACCAACCATCTCGGGCGCGCTGGGCCTATCATGGGAGAATCTCAACGCCGAAGACGACTTCTTTACTCTGACGGTAGAAGGCTTTGTGGTGGAGCCGATCGGTGGCGAAGAGTACCTCGGCGTGGGGCGGCGCGCGCTGGGCATGGCTAGCCTTGTGGGTTGGGCCCTACCTGCTCCGAGCCTCGAGATTCAACTCGCGAGCGTCTGGACGGCGAGCAACGAGGACCTCATCCTAGCGCCCTCGGTCACATGGAAAGGCCTTGAGCACATGAAGGTCCGCGCCTACGCCATGTTGTTCGAAACATGGGGAGGCTCGGCGATTTCAAACGCCAAGATTCTGGACCAAAATGATTTTGTGGGGATTGAGCTCAGCGGTCAGCTGTAG
- a CDS encoding Leu/Phe/Val dehydrogenase has translation MDIFNYADELKYGSIHLKADQETGLRAIVAVHNLKFGPGIGGCRFIEYESSDAAITDAMRLARGMTYKAAISGLPHGGGKAVIMRPKGLTEEGRAKLFARYGEFVDSLGGIYITCEDSGTSVNDMNIVKQHTNHVLGYDPASGSSGDPSPLTAYGVRRGIEAAAKHQFGRDNLEGLKVSIQGVGSVGYYLAKELHALGAELIVTDINPASVKRCEDEFGAKAVGADAIYDVDCDIFAPCALGSILNDQTIGRLKCDVVAGASNNQLAQDRHGEALRARGILYAPDYAINAGGLMNVAQEFAGYDLDAVRERVHGIYDTMLHIFERAAKEELPTHLVADKIVEEKLYS, from the coding sequence GTGGATATTTTCAATTATGCGGACGAGCTCAAGTACGGCTCAATTCACCTCAAAGCTGACCAAGAGACGGGGCTTCGCGCCATCGTTGCGGTCCATAACCTGAAGTTTGGTCCCGGAATCGGCGGATGCCGTTTCATCGAGTACGAAAGCAGTGACGCGGCAATTACCGACGCCATGCGCCTTGCGCGCGGGATGACCTACAAGGCCGCGATTTCCGGGCTTCCACATGGCGGCGGAAAGGCTGTGATCATGCGGCCTAAAGGCTTGACCGAGGAGGGTCGCGCTAAGCTTTTTGCACGCTATGGCGAGTTCGTAGATTCCTTGGGAGGCATCTACATCACGTGTGAAGACTCGGGTACGAGCGTCAACGATATGAATATCGTCAAACAACACACCAATCACGTGCTCGGCTACGATCCGGCGAGCGGCTCGAGTGGCGATCCTTCACCGCTGACTGCTTATGGTGTGCGTCGGGGAATCGAGGCCGCTGCGAAACATCAGTTCGGCCGCGACAATCTGGAAGGACTCAAGGTCTCGATTCAAGGTGTGGGTAGCGTTGGCTACTACCTCGCAAAAGAGCTCCACGCCCTTGGCGCCGAGCTGATCGTGACCGATATCAACCCAGCGAGTGTGAAACGTTGTGAGGACGAGTTCGGAGCCAAAGCAGTTGGCGCGGACGCGATTTACGACGTGGATTGCGATATCTTCGCACCGTGTGCGCTAGGTTCCATTCTCAACGACCAAACCATCGGCCGTCTCAAGTGTGATGTGGTCGCCGGTGCATCCAATAACCAGCTGGCCCAAGACCGTCACGGCGAGGCATTGCGGGCCCGTGGAATTCTCTACGCGCCTGATTACGCGATCAACGCTGGTGGATTGATGAACGTGGCTCAGGAGTTCGCTGGCTACGACCTCGATGCCGTTCGAGAGCGCGTTCACGGCATCTACGACACCATGCTGCATATCTTTGAGCGCGCCGCAAAAGAAGAGCTCCCAACACATCTGGTGGCGGACAAGATTGTAGAAGAAAAACTCTACAGCTGA
- a CDS encoding bifunctional serine/threonine-protein kinase/formylglycine-generating enzyme family protein, whose amino-acid sequence MATLICEKCGTRNADTMLTCRRCTAPLGKREASINMLGGRWSVGPGLESNPQLFSGRNIETGEEVLIKRLSRTAALDRSVRSSFIKEASILRDLEHPHLIRVIDVIEDPAAGAIVLARPEGQSLESYLERREFLPIPVAIAFGLQLLGTLDYLHERGVVHRNLTSKGIFITRNEDTGLPHLMITDFGLARNIHLAAGQDSSETGTLLGMKVAPPEQTNPTPYMAPELLQDEADSRSDIYSLGVLLFEMITGRLPVGHGVRDPAQLITAIESEAPTILRLLKPEVSSTLEDTLLRMMAKRPDQRYLDISETRAALLACTDATMVRVPEGPFLRGSAPSDDAARGEEFPQKPLWVSAFYMDRLPVTVAQFHSYLKATGLEMPEAWVKHNPLEFGDLPVVHVTWHEAKAYAEWRGCRLATEAEWEKAARGEDGRIYPWGNEAPRPEHAQFASDVRAAVASHPAGASPYGCLDMAGNCFEWVEDWYSSNYYPLSPEADPKGPNAGEKKVLRGGSFVHDAAALRCASRGRYVPDERRANHGFRCAWSFD is encoded by the coding sequence ATGGCAACTCTAATTTGTGAAAAGTGTGGCACACGTAATGCTGACACCATGTTGACGTGTCGGCGCTGTACCGCTCCTCTCGGCAAGCGCGAAGCCTCCATCAATATGCTCGGAGGCAGATGGAGCGTGGGCCCCGGGCTCGAATCCAACCCCCAACTTTTTAGCGGGCGCAACATTGAGACCGGCGAGGAAGTACTGATCAAGCGGCTGAGCCGAACGGCAGCCCTGGACCGATCGGTTCGCAGCTCGTTCATCAAAGAGGCGAGCATCCTTCGAGATCTTGAGCACCCACATCTGATCAGAGTGATCGATGTGATCGAAGATCCCGCGGCCGGCGCCATTGTTCTGGCGAGGCCCGAAGGTCAATCCTTGGAATCCTACTTGGAGCGGCGCGAGTTTTTACCGATTCCTGTGGCTATTGCGTTTGGCCTGCAGCTCCTGGGCACCTTGGATTACCTTCACGAGCGCGGCGTAGTTCACAGAAACCTGACGTCTAAGGGCATCTTCATCACCAGAAACGAAGACACCGGCCTTCCGCACCTGATGATCACTGATTTCGGACTCGCCCGAAACATCCACCTCGCCGCGGGTCAGGACTCTTCAGAGACAGGCACCCTACTCGGGATGAAGGTTGCACCGCCTGAACAGACGAATCCCACGCCTTATATGGCCCCCGAACTCCTTCAAGACGAGGCCGACTCGCGAAGCGATATCTACTCACTTGGCGTACTCCTTTTTGAGATGATCACGGGCCGCCTCCCGGTCGGACATGGCGTACGCGACCCGGCCCAGCTGATTACGGCGATTGAGAGCGAGGCTCCGACGATTCTTCGCCTGCTTAAGCCCGAAGTGAGCTCCACGCTCGAAGACACGCTTCTACGCATGATGGCGAAGCGGCCGGACCAGCGCTACTTGGACATCTCCGAGACCCGCGCCGCCCTTCTGGCGTGTACTGATGCGACTATGGTGCGCGTGCCCGAAGGCCCGTTCTTGAGGGGCTCAGCCCCGTCAGACGACGCGGCGCGCGGTGAGGAGTTCCCGCAAAAGCCGCTCTGGGTGTCTGCGTTCTACATGGACCGCCTGCCCGTCACCGTTGCGCAGTTTCACTCGTATCTGAAGGCGACTGGGCTCGAGATGCCCGAGGCTTGGGTCAAGCACAACCCTCTTGAGTTCGGCGATTTGCCAGTGGTCCACGTGACCTGGCATGAGGCCAAAGCCTATGCTGAATGGCGTGGGTGCAGGCTCGCCACCGAGGCCGAATGGGAAAAGGCCGCGCGCGGCGAGGACGGGCGAATCTATCCGTGGGGCAATGAAGCGCCGCGTCCAGAACACGCCCAGTTTGCCTCAGATGTACGAGCCGCAGTGGCGAGCCATCCTGCGGGTGCAAGTCCTTACGGTTGCCTCGATATGGCTGGGAATTGCTTTGAATGGGTTGAAGACTGGTACAGCTCAAACTACTACCCGCTCTCGCCCGAGGCCGACCCGAAAGGCCCCAACGCCGGCGAAAAGAAGGTGCTTCGTGGTGGCTCGTTTGTTCACGATGCCGCAGCGCTACGGTGCGCCTCACGCGGGCGTTACGTGCCTGACGAGCGGCGTGCAAATCACGGCTTCCGATGCGCCTGGTCTTTTGATTGA
- a CDS encoding RluA family pseudouridine synthase → MTNEPENIRVREFEVDQNFEGWRLDFFLVDRIPRLSRTQANQIIRFGDIEARPHRALKPATRLRLGEVIVLREHLPPEELQDHEVQILFEDQDLVLLSKPAGMLVHEAGQIRLNTVQEFLVRRGFPDAEPAHRIDRETSGVVVCALNKETVILARKAFAKHDAIQKTYRAIARDPDGIWEPGNTRKITTPLGLDPESFLGVRMTIGELACTTHIKPLRRGLFAGAPAVDLEIRIETGRQHQIRAHLALEGTPIIGDKLYTFDDEFFAAVTANPEDSERLALLGAPRHLLHAWRVELKHPLNHTPLIAEAPLPGIWDEFEE, encoded by the coding sequence GTGACGAACGAACCTGAAAACATTCGCGTACGCGAGTTTGAGGTGGACCAAAACTTCGAAGGATGGCGCCTCGACTTCTTTCTTGTGGACCGAATCCCAAGGCTTTCGCGCACTCAGGCCAACCAAATCATCAGATTCGGAGATATCGAAGCGCGCCCTCACCGCGCCCTCAAACCCGCTACGCGCCTGCGTCTCGGCGAAGTCATCGTCCTTAGAGAGCACCTGCCGCCTGAAGAATTGCAGGACCACGAGGTCCAGATACTTTTTGAGGATCAAGACCTTGTTCTACTCTCAAAACCGGCGGGAATGCTCGTCCACGAGGCCGGCCAGATTCGGCTTAACACCGTTCAAGAGTTCTTGGTCAGACGAGGGTTTCCAGACGCCGAACCCGCCCACCGAATCGACCGCGAAACGAGCGGCGTCGTGGTTTGTGCGCTGAACAAAGAGACCGTGATTCTGGCCCGAAAGGCCTTTGCAAAACACGACGCGATCCAAAAGACGTATCGCGCCATCGCTAGGGACCCGGATGGTATTTGGGAGCCGGGGAACACGCGAAAGATCACGACACCACTCGGCCTTGACCCCGAGAGCTTCCTAGGTGTGCGTATGACCATCGGCGAGCTGGCCTGCACCACTCATATCAAGCCCTTGAGACGCGGATTGTTTGCCGGCGCGCCGGCGGTAGATCTGGAGATTCGCATTGAAACCGGCCGCCAACACCAGATTCGGGCACACCTCGCCCTTGAGGGCACGCCGATCATCGGTGATAAACTCTACACCTTCGACGACGAGTTCTTCGCGGCCGTGACGGCGAACCCTGAAGACTCGGAACGTCTGGCATTACTTGGTGCTCCGAGGCACCTCCTTCACGCATGGCGCGTCGAGCTCAAACATCCGCTCAATCACACACCCCTGATTGCCGAGGCCCCTTTGCCTGGCATTTGGGACGAATTTGAAGAATGA
- a CDS encoding sulfurtransferase yields MKTLLISLILLMTFSSQAFASIGTDTWFISPRQAKTHLPRSTVLDVRSASAFGMGHIPGSVRVSWQQFSKPSGPEHGELLEPEALQEAIRKVGVSNQIPVVVIGDANEGWGEEGRIVWMLRALGHKHVAMVDGGIKALKRAKFGTRMGTSATPQPGNFTIEIDPSLVASHDDVKKAMKAARTILVDTREGREFSGKTPYGEKRGGHVPGAKHLYFKELMDKNGMILPREEIEKKLDALGITTTTPVIAYCTGGIRSAWLVAVLQHYKFKASNYPGSMWHWASMPAEEFPLQSAQN; encoded by the coding sequence ATGAAAACACTTTTGATTAGCCTGATCTTGCTCATGACTTTTTCCAGCCAAGCCTTTGCTTCGATCGGCACGGACACCTGGTTTATCTCACCGCGCCAGGCCAAGACTCATCTTCCGCGCTCCACGGTCCTAGACGTGCGCTCAGCGTCTGCATTTGGCATGGGACATATTCCGGGTTCGGTCCGCGTATCTTGGCAGCAGTTCTCCAAGCCAAGCGGTCCCGAACACGGTGAGCTCTTGGAGCCGGAAGCCCTTCAGGAAGCCATCCGAAAAGTCGGTGTATCGAATCAGATCCCGGTTGTGGTGATTGGTGATGCGAACGAAGGCTGGGGCGAAGAAGGCCGCATCGTATGGATGCTTCGAGCACTCGGTCATAAGCACGTGGCCATGGTGGACGGCGGCATCAAGGCGTTGAAACGCGCTAAGTTTGGCACCCGTATGGGCACCTCAGCCACACCGCAGCCCGGCAACTTCACTATCGAGATCGACCCGAGCCTCGTGGCCTCACACGACGACGTGAAGAAAGCCATGAAGGCCGCGCGCACCATCCTCGTAGACACGCGTGAGGGGCGTGAGTTTAGCGGGAAAACGCCCTACGGCGAGAAACGGGGCGGGCACGTCCCGGGCGCAAAACATCTTTATTTCAAGGAATTGATGGATAAGAACGGTATGATCCTGCCCCGTGAAGAAATCGAGAAAAAGCTCGATGCCCTTGGAATCACCACCACCACACCCGTCATCGCCTACTGCACCGGCGGCATCCGCTCGGCATGGCTCGTCGCGGTGCTTCAGCATTATAAGTTCAAGGCATCGAACTACCCAGGCTCCATGTGGCACTGGGCCTCGATGCCTGCCGAAGAGTTCCCTCTGCAATCTGCGCAAAATTAG
- a CDS encoding tetratricopeptide repeat protein translates to MRKRLTALLALLILGSFACKEDPMREGMAAVLGGNPNLAKTSFEKVLKTDPKNVEARRMMAEVHRLNKDYHLAEEQLQTLLEESKEDQSPEAKTFRKRVDQQLTDIYSEWVDTLDPTQDPARFEEITKRGLDHNPRSNRLNTLLVEFYLERADRLVEKGDKAGAAQALEEVSKYPGLPTQRADAQQRARNLKLEVFTETVDAHIKGKEEEWASSQRWDAARKTLSQRLRAEVDRKLNPRNDEHLKTAQDSLNEKLGAARVALMAELTGVDFKDAGEWQEKDLPAVEVKDISMVRGEVSATLVMRQQDAVRAAFEKTN, encoded by the coding sequence ATGCGCAAACGGCTCACAGCCCTTCTGGCGCTTTTGATTTTGGGGAGTTTCGCGTGCAAGGAAGACCCGATGCGCGAAGGCATGGCTGCCGTCCTCGGCGGAAACCCAAATCTCGCCAAGACCTCGTTCGAGAAAGTCCTCAAGACCGACCCCAAAAACGTAGAAGCCAGACGTATGATGGCGGAAGTTCATCGCCTCAACAAAGACTACCATCTGGCCGAAGAGCAGCTACAGACGCTCTTAGAAGAATCCAAAGAGGACCAATCCCCAGAAGCCAAGACGTTTCGAAAGCGCGTTGACCAGCAACTCACAGATATTTATTCCGAATGGGTGGACACGCTCGATCCAACTCAAGATCCGGCGCGTTTTGAAGAGATCACCAAACGTGGTCTGGACCACAATCCGCGGTCCAATCGCCTGAATACACTCCTCGTAGAATTCTACTTGGAGCGCGCGGATCGCCTCGTTGAGAAAGGCGACAAAGCCGGTGCAGCACAGGCCTTAGAAGAAGTCTCAAAGTACCCAGGCCTCCCCACACAGCGCGCAGACGCTCAACAGCGCGCACGAAACCTCAAGCTCGAGGTTTTCACCGAGACGGTTGACGCCCATATCAAGGGCAAAGAAGAGGAATGGGCGAGCTCTCAACGCTGGGACGCGGCCCGTAAGACCTTGAGCCAAAGGCTGAGGGCCGAAGTGGACCGCAAACTAAACCCACGAAACGACGAACACTTAAAGACCGCTCAGGACTCTCTAAACGAGAAACTAGGGGCGGCGCGCGTAGCCTTGATGGCGGAATTGACCGGCGTGGACTTCAAAGATGCTGGAGAATGGCAAGAAAAAGACCTCCCGGCGGTGGAGGTCAAAGATATCTCGATGGTTCGAGGTGAGGTTAGCGCCACGCTTGTGATGCGTCAGCAAGACGCCGTGCGTGCCGCGTTTGAGAAGACGAACTAG
- a CDS encoding Ig-like domain-containing protein: MLKWMVVFFSLMFTSATAYANCLVPDAIVLGTYPADGGTNVPLNAKFIVFTPLPALSATLNGDPLTRETGNIWTASTNLAPSTAYTLVFELDSDGQEPVFQDVSFQSGTEVVDAPSAPVVHGYGEFDASLVPDEDCRNLAKRTGCADSEDPDFLTFDVEGEGDFYIANVDGHPEFHQLWPGNCGAPSWEGYGGSCFDVYTIENGLLSDPTQICGPTEPDDEDQDNLGGDADDSGCQSVGGLPSMLGFLFLIWGLRRRH, translated from the coding sequence ATGTTGAAGTGGATGGTGGTGTTCTTCTCCTTGATGTTTACGTCGGCAACAGCTTATGCGAACTGCCTCGTACCGGATGCCATCGTGCTCGGAACGTATCCCGCAGATGGCGGGACCAATGTACCGCTCAATGCCAAATTTATCGTCTTCACCCCCTTACCTGCGTTATCGGCAACCCTCAACGGTGACCCTTTAACACGTGAGACCGGCAACATCTGGACGGCGTCCACAAACTTGGCTCCCAGCACAGCCTACACCCTGGTTTTCGAATTGGACTCTGATGGCCAAGAGCCAGTATTTCAAGACGTTAGTTTTCAATCCGGCACAGAAGTGGTGGATGCTCCTTCCGCACCCGTCGTCCATGGCTATGGTGAATTTGATGCTTCACTCGTTCCTGACGAAGACTGTCGCAACCTCGCCAAGAGAACCGGCTGTGCGGATTCGGAAGATCCGGACTTCCTCACATTCGACGTAGAGGGCGAAGGAGACTTCTACATTGCGAATGTGGATGGACACCCTGAGTTCCACCAACTCTGGCCCGGAAACTGTGGCGCGCCGAGCTGGGAGGGTTACGGCGGGTCATGTTTTGACGTGTACACCATCGAGAACGGCCTACTTTCTGACCCAACCCAAATCTGTGGTCCCACTGAGCCAGACGACGAGGACCAGGACAACCTGGGAGGCGATGCGGACGACTCCGGCTGTCAGTCCGTCGGCGGCTTGCCGAGCATGCTAGGTTTCTTGTTTCTGATTTGGGGTTTGCGACGTCGTCACTAA
- a CDS encoding helix-turn-helix transcriptional regulator gives MNLHGLGHTLVALRIALGLTQRELAQRLGVHESQVSRDERNEYHGITVERASRVLDAMGVRLRSLFEQPILPDAVDQKSSKSALP, from the coding sequence TTGAACCTTCACGGACTTGGTCACACCTTGGTTGCCCTGCGAATCGCACTCGGCCTAACTCAGCGAGAGTTGGCTCAACGCCTCGGAGTCCACGAATCGCAGGTGTCCCGCGATGAGAGGAACGAGTACCACGGCATCACTGTCGAACGCGCAAGCCGCGTCTTGGACGCGATGGGTGTTCGGCTCCGCAGCCTCTTTGAGCAGCCCATTCTCCCAGATGCCGTGGATCAGAAATCTAGCAAATCTGCCCTGCCATAG
- a CDS encoding SulP family inorganic anion transporter, whose protein sequence is MLNVLEKFKNVWLSNPRGDILAGMTVALALIPEAVAFSIIAGVDPMVGLYASFCIAVTIAFVGGRPAMISAATGAMALLMITLVADHGLQYLLAATILTGVIQFLFGVAKIGRFITFIPHPVIVGFVNALAILIFMAQLPHFTGAGWAMYAMVAGTLAVIYGLPYLTKIVPSALVAIVVMTAVAVFGNVGLSTVGDMGRMTSTLPMFALPSIDLTWETLVIIFPYSFGLAMVGMLESLLTAKIVDDATETKSDKNKELRGQGIANVIAGCFGGMAGCAMIGQSVINVKSGATGRLSSLVAGVFLLFLIVVLGDVVARIPMAALVGVMIMVSIGTFDWGSIRQLHKVPFGDTAVMLSTVGVVVYSHDLALGVSVGVIMSALIFGWKIAQLNADEFLEEGGKRYAVKGPMFFGTSTHFSDLFDVTKDPEHVVVDFSGSHVWDQSGVAAIASLVERYGRHHKQVSIIGLNSESERLVQRIGLRPASH, encoded by the coding sequence ATGCTTAACGTGTTGGAAAAATTTAAAAATGTGTGGTTATCGAACCCTCGAGGTGACATCCTAGCGGGAATGACTGTCGCCCTGGCTCTGATCCCGGAGGCCGTAGCGTTTTCGATCATCGCGGGCGTTGACCCGATGGTCGGCTTGTACGCGTCGTTCTGTATCGCCGTGACCATCGCTTTTGTGGGAGGGCGCCCTGCGATGATCTCGGCGGCGACCGGCGCGATGGCACTCCTGATGATTACTCTGGTGGCCGACCACGGCCTTCAGTATCTGCTTGCCGCTACGATACTGACAGGAGTCATTCAGTTTCTATTCGGGGTCGCAAAGATTGGCAGATTCATTACCTTCATCCCTCATCCCGTCATTGTTGGATTCGTCAACGCCCTCGCTATTCTGATTTTCATGGCGCAGCTTCCGCACTTCACCGGAGCAGGCTGGGCCATGTATGCCATGGTCGCGGGAACGCTCGCTGTGATTTATGGGCTTCCATATTTGACCAAGATCGTTCCATCCGCGCTCGTGGCCATCGTGGTGATGACGGCCGTGGCAGTGTTTGGAAATGTGGGTCTGAGTACTGTTGGAGACATGGGCCGAATGACGTCGACGCTACCGATGTTCGCGTTGCCGAGCATCGACCTCACGTGGGAGACGCTCGTAATCATTTTCCCGTACTCGTTCGGACTTGCGATGGTTGGCATGCTTGAGTCCCTCTTGACGGCCAAAATCGTTGATGATGCTACCGAAACCAAGAGTGATAAGAACAAGGAATTGCGGGGTCAGGGAATCGCCAATGTCATCGCGGGTTGTTTTGGTGGAATGGCAGGTTGTGCGATGATCGGTCAATCCGTGATCAACGTGAAGAGTGGCGCGACGGGGCGGCTTTCTTCACTTGTTGCGGGCGTCTTCTTGCTCTTTTTGATCGTGGTTTTGGGCGATGTCGTAGCCCGGATTCCTATGGCTGCGTTGGTTGGTGTCATGATCATGGTGTCCATCGGAACCTTTGATTGGGGGTCGATTCGCCAACTACACAAGGTCCCCTTTGGGGACACGGCTGTGATGCTGAGCACGGTTGGAGTGGTTGTATACTCTCACGACCTAGCGCTTGGCGTTTCTGTTGGTGTCATCATGAGCGCTCTAATCTTCGGCTGGAAAATCGCACAGCTGAATGCTGACGAATTTTTGGAAGAAGGCGGCAAACGTTATGCCGTCAAGGGGCCCATGTTTTTCGGGACATCCACCCATTTCAGCGACCTCTTCGACGTCACCAAAGACCCAGAACACGTGGTCGTTGATTTCTCGGGCTCCCACGTATGGGACCAATCTGGCGTGGCTGCCATCGCAAGCCTTGTGGAGCGCTACGGGCGCCACCACAAGCAGGTCTCCATCATTGGCCTAAATAGCGAGAGCGAGCGGCTGGTTCAGCGAATCGGCTTGCGCCCAGCTAGCCACTAG